From one Bordetella genomosp. 9 genomic stretch:
- a CDS encoding branched-chain amino acid ABC transporter permease, with translation MSNTSLNAPIARQTEGAPRGMKVLAMGVLATVVLAVLPHVADNAFILAIGALILLNVIGALSLHLIIRTGHISFSHAGFMGVGAYACALSVLKLGVSPFAGLAIGAGASALLALLVGPIVLRLTGKYFVLVTFLLGEIIRLVLVEWESVTGGSNGLSNLPDLHAGWSSPLAQYYIALVAAVLVAALCIRLLMSEVGRAMDAAREAERVTECAGVPVIRLKVGIFVLGCALVGLQGGLLAFFMHYIDPTSFGMTESLNLVVMNVLGGMYNVVGPIVGAVFLVALPELLRGYVEVQRILFGVALILVMASFSSGLVGLAAMLRGARRGRKEARA, from the coding sequence ATGTCGAATACTTCCCTGAATGCTCCCATCGCGCGCCAGACCGAAGGCGCGCCTCGCGGCATGAAAGTGCTGGCGATGGGCGTGCTGGCCACCGTGGTGCTGGCCGTGCTGCCGCACGTGGCCGACAACGCCTTCATCCTGGCCATCGGCGCGCTGATCCTGCTGAACGTCATCGGCGCGCTCAGCCTGCACCTGATCATCCGCACGGGCCATATCTCGTTTTCGCATGCCGGGTTCATGGGCGTGGGCGCCTATGCCTGCGCGCTGTCGGTGCTGAAGCTGGGCGTGTCGCCCTTCGCCGGCCTGGCGATCGGCGCCGGCGCCTCGGCGCTGCTGGCCCTGCTGGTCGGTCCCATCGTGCTGCGCCTGACCGGCAAGTACTTCGTGCTGGTCACTTTCCTGCTGGGCGAAATCATCCGCCTGGTGCTGGTGGAATGGGAAAGCGTCACGGGCGGGTCCAACGGCCTGTCCAACCTGCCGGACCTGCATGCCGGCTGGAGCTCGCCGCTGGCGCAGTACTACATCGCCCTGGTCGCCGCCGTGCTGGTGGCGGCCCTGTGCATCCGCCTGCTGATGTCCGAGGTCGGACGCGCCATGGATGCGGCGCGCGAAGCCGAACGGGTCACCGAGTGCGCCGGCGTGCCGGTCATCCGGCTGAAGGTCGGCATCTTCGTGCTGGGCTGCGCGCTGGTCGGCCTGCAGGGCGGCCTGCTGGCCTTCTTCATGCACTACATCGACCCGACCTCCTTCGGCATGACCGAATCGCTGAACCTGGTCGTGATGAACGTGCTGGGCGGGATGTACAACGTGGTCGGCCCCATCGTCGGCGCGGTCTTCCTGGTGGCGCTTCCCGAACTGCTGCGCGGCTATGTCGAAGTTCAGCGCATCCTGTTCGGCGTGGCGCTGATCCTGGTAATGGCCTCGTTCTCGTCGGGACTGGTCGGGCTGGCCGCCATGCTGCGCGGCGCGCGGCGCGGCCGCAAGGAGGCGCGCGCATGA
- a CDS encoding branched-chain amino acid ABC transporter permease, producing MFSAPVLTQVLINGLSLSAIYVLIALGFTLLFGIMKVVNFAHGSLAMLGGYALHYYFGEFKLPYVVAILLAGLTVAAGSMILEWLVYRRFYQKMFQSMIGLLGLDIAIVYSCVLIFDVYERSIPAALDSMVPIGAVSIPADKLMIIGIAVVVLLAFWGFMSLSRYGLAVRAASEDIEIAEAQGVNTRRIYQLAFFLAAFMTAIAGAIYAQTYALSPFMGERPLMVAFIVVILGGMGSIPGAALGGVLFGFGESFLSTFYGSATSTFVSFGVVIALLVVRPWGLLGKPER from the coding sequence ATGTTTTCCGCACCGGTCCTGACCCAGGTGCTGATCAACGGCCTGAGCCTCAGCGCGATCTACGTCCTGATCGCGCTGGGGTTCACGCTGTTGTTCGGCATCATGAAAGTGGTCAACTTCGCGCATGGCAGCCTGGCCATGCTGGGCGGCTATGCGCTGCATTATTACTTCGGCGAATTCAAGCTGCCTTACGTGGTGGCCATCCTGCTGGCCGGGCTGACCGTCGCCGCCGGCAGCATGATCCTGGAATGGCTGGTGTATCGCCGTTTCTACCAGAAGATGTTCCAGAGCATGATCGGACTGCTGGGCCTGGACATCGCCATCGTCTACAGCTGCGTGCTGATCTTCGACGTCTACGAACGTTCGATTCCCGCCGCGCTGGACAGCATGGTCCCCATCGGGGCGGTGTCGATCCCGGCCGACAAGCTGATGATCATCGGCATCGCGGTGGTGGTGCTGCTGGCGTTCTGGGGCTTCATGAGCCTGAGCCGCTATGGCCTGGCCGTGCGCGCCGCGTCCGAAGACATCGAGATCGCCGAGGCGCAGGGCGTCAATACGCGCCGCATCTACCAGCTGGCGTTTTTCCTGGCCGCGTTCATGACCGCCATCGCCGGCGCCATCTATGCGCAAACCTATGCGCTGTCGCCGTTCATGGGCGAGCGCCCGCTGATGGTGGCCTTCATCGTCGTCATCCTGGGCGGCATGGGCAGTATTCCCGGCGCGGCGCTGGGCGGCGTGCTGTTCGGTTTCGGCGAAAGCTTCCTGTCCACCTTCTACGGCTCGGCCACGTCCACCTTCGTATCCTTCGGCGTGGTGATCGCGCTGCTGGTGGTGCGCCCCTGGGGCCTGCTTGGAAAACCGGAACGCTGA
- a CDS encoding ABC transporter substrate-binding protein produces the protein MHAKKLLGSLILAALGTGAALSAHAQEALKIGGIGPLSGGGTAWGLAVQRGVQMAIDEVNAQGGLKVGGKTYKPELVMYDDKYTATGGRTAAERLVNYDKVKFVIGPIGTPSAMSVVPITNQAKVIVLSNGYAPDILKQGGANGYNFRSMNSNIEFGPAMVKWLKETHPQVKKVALIVPNDATGQVVLPTLGQTYKDNGYTVWSESYERGSKEFTPLLTRMMAQGVDILDLNLNAPGEAGLLVKQARQIGYKGLIWQVGGPGIDEINDIAGPNAEGFMSYDVFDFREPGAQKFIDAYKKRWSGVINAQTPGWYNSAKILFKALENAGTVTDTDKVRTALENVSGYDAGIYGPVVWGGQKAYGVNRQLLNKFWITQIKDGKPQTITSLTPVKE, from the coding sequence ATGCACGCGAAGAAACTGCTTGGTAGCCTGATTTTGGCCGCACTGGGCACCGGCGCCGCGCTGTCCGCGCACGCACAGGAAGCACTGAAGATCGGCGGCATCGGGCCGCTGTCCGGCGGCGGCACCGCCTGGGGCCTGGCCGTCCAGCGCGGCGTGCAGATGGCCATCGACGAAGTCAACGCGCAGGGCGGACTCAAGGTCGGCGGCAAGACCTACAAGCCCGAACTGGTGATGTACGACGACAAGTACACCGCCACCGGCGGCCGCACCGCGGCCGAGCGCCTGGTCAACTACGACAAGGTCAAGTTCGTCATCGGTCCCATCGGCACGCCGTCCGCCATGTCGGTGGTGCCCATCACCAACCAGGCCAAGGTCATCGTGCTGTCCAACGGCTACGCGCCGGACATCCTGAAGCAGGGCGGCGCCAACGGCTACAACTTCCGCTCGATGAACAGCAACATCGAATTCGGCCCCGCGATGGTCAAGTGGCTGAAGGAGACGCATCCCCAGGTGAAGAAGGTCGCGCTGATCGTTCCCAACGACGCCACCGGCCAGGTCGTGCTGCCCACGCTGGGCCAGACCTACAAGGACAACGGCTACACCGTGTGGTCGGAAAGCTATGAGCGCGGTTCCAAGGAATTCACGCCGCTGCTCACGCGCATGATGGCGCAGGGCGTGGACATCCTGGACCTGAACCTGAACGCGCCCGGCGAAGCGGGCCTGCTGGTCAAGCAGGCGCGGCAGATCGGCTACAAGGGCCTGATCTGGCAGGTCGGCGGCCCCGGCATCGACGAGATCAACGACATCGCCGGCCCCAATGCCGAAGGCTTCATGTCCTACGACGTGTTCGACTTCCGCGAGCCCGGCGCGCAGAAGTTCATCGACGCCTACAAGAAGCGCTGGAGCGGCGTGATCAACGCGCAGACCCCCGGCTGGTACAACTCCGCGAAGATCCTCTTCAAGGCGCTGGAAAACGCCGGCACCGTCACCGACACGGACAAGGTCCGCACCGCGCTGGAGAACGTCAGCGGCTACGACGCCGGCATCTATGGCCCGGTGGTCTGGGGCGGCCAGAAGGCCTACGGCGTGAACCGCCAACTGCTGAACAAGTTCTGGATCACCCAGATCAAGGACGGCAAGCCGCAGACGATCACCTCCCTGACGCCCGTCAAGGAATAA
- a CDS encoding amidase, protein MKPLNQLTAWQAAAAIERGETTPTAVVQACLERIAERNDEIRAFVACDPELALAGARQAEALAADAPGGRPLRGIPFAAKDIFDTVDYPTEYGSPIYRGHRPVADAGCVALARHRGAVLIGKVATGEFATQTPSKAVNPLRVTHTPGGSSSGSGAAVGDYMVPVAFGTQTTGSIVRPAIYCGAVGYKPSFGLIATGGMKPLSPSQDTVGVITRDVADAAFFTMGLHGARDVMSGSVLRPRIGLCLSRQWDYTHPSTIAAIERAADTLAKAGAQVTRFWLPPEFEALEAMQLRLFAFEARQTLAQERLRNESQLSPRLQARLRGGADVGLDEYTGLLQHVAQMRARASTLFADHDVLLYPAADGEAEAGHANSGSPRYGAIWTLLHMPCVSFPLEIGPGGLPLGAQLIGAYGQDTRLLAAARFATSVLGTLPRPLD, encoded by the coding sequence GTGAAACCTTTGAATCAGCTGACCGCGTGGCAAGCGGCCGCCGCCATCGAGCGCGGCGAGACCACGCCCACCGCCGTCGTCCAGGCCTGCCTGGAACGCATCGCCGAACGCAATGACGAGATCCGCGCCTTCGTCGCCTGCGATCCGGAACTCGCCCTGGCCGGGGCCCGGCAGGCCGAGGCCTTGGCGGCGGACGCGCCGGGCGGCCGGCCGCTGCGCGGCATCCCCTTCGCCGCCAAGGACATCTTTGACACCGTCGACTATCCCACCGAATACGGCTCGCCCATCTACCGCGGCCACCGCCCGGTCGCCGACGCCGGCTGCGTGGCGCTGGCCAGGCATCGCGGCGCCGTGCTCATCGGCAAGGTCGCGACCGGCGAGTTCGCCACCCAGACCCCCAGCAAGGCCGTCAATCCGCTGCGCGTCACCCACACACCGGGCGGATCGTCCAGCGGATCGGGCGCCGCGGTGGGCGACTACATGGTGCCCGTGGCCTTCGGCACGCAGACCACCGGCTCCATCGTGCGGCCGGCCATCTACTGCGGCGCGGTCGGCTACAAGCCCAGCTTCGGGCTGATCGCCACGGGCGGCATGAAGCCGCTCAGCCCCTCGCAGGACACGGTCGGCGTGATCACGCGCGACGTCGCCGACGCTGCGTTCTTCACGATGGGCCTGCACGGCGCGCGCGACGTCATGTCCGGCAGCGTGCTGCGCCCGCGCATCGGCCTGTGCCTGTCGCGCCAATGGGACTACACGCATCCGTCGACCATCGCCGCCATCGAGCGCGCCGCCGACACGCTGGCCAAGGCCGGCGCGCAGGTCACGCGCTTCTGGCTGCCGCCGGAATTCGAGGCGCTGGAAGCCATGCAGCTGCGGCTGTTCGCCTTCGAAGCTCGCCAGACGCTGGCGCAGGAACGCCTGCGCAATGAAAGCCAGCTGAGTCCGCGCCTGCAAGCCCGCCTGCGCGGCGGCGCCGACGTCGGCCTGGACGAGTACACCGGGCTGCTGCAGCACGTGGCGCAGATGCGCGCCCGGGCCAGCACGCTGTTCGCCGACCATGACGTGCTGCTCTATCCCGCCGCCGACGGCGAAGCGGAAGCCGGCCACGCCAACTCGGGATCGCCGCGCTACGGCGCCATCTGGACGCTGCTGCACATGCCCTGCGTGTCCTTCCCGCTCGAGATCGGGCCCGGCGGCCTGCCGCTGGGCGCGCAACTGATAGGCGCCTACGGCCAGGACACCCGCCTGCTGGCCGCCGCGCGTTTCGCCACATCGGTGCTGGGCACCTTGCCCAGGCCGCTCGACTGA
- a CDS encoding LysR substrate-binding domain-containing protein: protein MPLISRAMRAFVVVAEELHFGRAAIRLNISQPPLSQLIRQFEAEVGTELFVRSTRSVRLTQAGEVLLPRARRLVDENDSILRAVRRAGSGDAGRLAVGFVSTAAYRVLPGAIARYRAKYPDVELMLFEELTGTITDRLMSGTLDIAIFRRLPRATEPDLIFERVHREKMVLAMPADHPFRELHKVPMRKLDGQAMVGFQREASSYFNAVQTRLCREHNVRPRIVYESVLPTLLALVEGGMGMALVPESAAGLRNSVVYRPLSGLPDAFDVDLYCARRPDNLNPTAQAFARILQQG, encoded by the coding sequence ATGCCTCTGATTTCGCGCGCGATGCGGGCCTTCGTGGTGGTGGCCGAGGAGCTGCATTTCGGCCGAGCGGCCATCCGCCTGAATATCAGCCAGCCGCCGCTCAGCCAGCTGATACGCCAGTTCGAGGCCGAGGTCGGCACCGAGTTGTTCGTGCGGTCGACGCGCTCGGTGCGCTTGACCCAGGCGGGCGAAGTGCTGTTGCCGCGGGCGCGTCGGCTGGTCGACGAAAACGATTCGATCCTGCGCGCGGTGCGGCGGGCCGGCAGCGGCGACGCCGGCCGGCTGGCGGTGGGCTTCGTCAGCACCGCGGCCTATCGGGTGCTGCCGGGCGCCATCGCGCGCTACCGGGCCAAGTACCCGGACGTCGAGCTGATGCTGTTCGAGGAGTTGACCGGCACGATCACCGATCGCCTGATGTCCGGGACGCTGGACATCGCGATCTTCCGCCGCCTGCCGCGCGCGACCGAACCGGACCTGATCTTCGAGCGCGTGCATCGCGAGAAAATGGTGCTGGCCATGCCGGCAGATCACCCGTTCCGCGAGCTCCACAAGGTGCCCATGCGCAAGCTGGACGGGCAGGCGATGGTGGGCTTCCAGCGCGAGGCATCGTCGTACTTCAACGCGGTGCAGACGCGCCTGTGCCGCGAGCACAATGTGCGGCCGCGCATCGTGTACGAGAGCGTGCTGCCCACGCTGCTGGCGCTGGTGGAAGGCGGCATGGGCATGGCGCTGGTGCCGGAGTCGGCGGCGGGGCTGCGCAATTCGGTGGTGTACCGGCCCCTGTCCGGCTTGCCGGATGCGTTCGACGTCGACCTGTATTGCGCGCGGCGGCCGGATAACCTGAATCCGACGGCGCAGGCATTTGCGCGGATCCTGCAACAGGGCTAG
- a CDS encoding asparaginase, with translation MAVSTTLPRVAIIGCGGTITSRGTGPLDTMDYPEFGTKLSVADVLEAIPETASVARTVLVPFREVSSSAITTQDWFALRAAIRRMAAEQPDLAGFVILHGTASLEETAFFLDLTLSLEQPVVVVGAQRPLSAVGSDAPMNVIAALRTAAAPQSRGRGVLVVMNDEICSARDVVKTHTLRVQTFRSADFGALGVVDPDGVFYYRRNDDARAAAADTALPDFTALADDVALPRVDILYSHIGADGALVQACVAAGARGIICAGMAPGMPAKAERDAYESARRGGVALVQCSRAGSGRVANRRALRENGWIAGSSLSPQKARILLALALSCTDDLEVMRGVFARF, from the coding sequence ATGGCAGTCAGTACTACTCTTCCGCGCGTGGCGATCATCGGCTGCGGCGGCACGATCACGTCGCGCGGCACCGGGCCGCTGGACACGATGGACTATCCCGAGTTCGGCACGAAGCTCAGCGTGGCGGACGTGCTGGAAGCGATTCCGGAGACGGCCTCCGTCGCGCGGACGGTGCTGGTACCGTTCCGGGAAGTGAGCAGTTCCGCGATCACCACGCAGGATTGGTTCGCGCTGCGCGCGGCGATACGGCGCATGGCGGCGGAACAGCCGGACTTGGCGGGATTCGTCATCCTGCACGGCACGGCGTCGCTGGAAGAAACGGCTTTCTTCCTGGACCTGACCCTGTCGCTCGAACAGCCGGTCGTCGTGGTGGGCGCGCAGCGGCCCCTCAGCGCGGTCGGATCGGACGCGCCGATGAACGTGATCGCGGCCCTGCGCACCGCGGCGGCGCCGCAGTCGCGCGGGCGTGGCGTGCTGGTGGTCATGAATGACGAGATCTGCTCGGCGCGGGATGTGGTGAAGACGCATACCCTGCGGGTGCAGACCTTCCGGTCGGCGGATTTCGGGGCCTTGGGGGTGGTGGATCCGGATGGGGTCTTCTACTACCGGCGCAACGATGACGCGCGTGCTGCCGCCGCGGATACGGCGCTGCCTGATTTCACGGCGTTGGCGGATGACGTCGCGCTGCCTCGGGTGGATATTCTTTATTCTCATATCGGCGCGGATGGTGCACTGGTGCAGGCCTGCGTGGCCGCGGGCGCACGCGGGATCATCTGCGCGGGAATGGCGCCGGGGATGCCGGCAAAGGCCGAACGCGATGCCTATGAATCCGCGCGTCGTGGTGGCGTGGCATTGGTCCAGTGTTCACGAGCGGGCAGCGGGCGTGTCGCGAATCGGCGGGCGTTGCGGGAGAACGGGTGGATCGCCGGGAGTTCCCTGAGCCCGCAGAAGGCCAGGATACTGCTGGCCCTGGCGCTTTCGTGTACGGATGATCTTGAGGTTATGCGAGGCGTGTTCGCGCGGTTCTAA
- a CDS encoding SMP-30/gluconolactonase/LRE family protein, translated as MWQPSERYPDPRIEVIDPRFSRYVIFSAAVEKLGDGMRWAEGPIWFGDGRYLLVSDIPNNRIMRWDEPTGAFSVFRQPSRNANGNTRDLQGRLITCEHEGRRVTRTEHDGSITVLADSYQGKRLNSPNDVVVKSDGSVWFTDPPFGIGGWYEGLPGKQELPAQVYRWDAETGELTVVIEGADGPNGLCFSPDERVLYLVQSRATPHRLITAHDVSADGRGVGTGQVHIDCGPGTSDGIRCDVDGNLWCGWGMGSEELDGVAVFAPDGVRIGHIHLPERCANLCFGGPQRNRLFMAAGKSLFSVYVNTQGATVLR; from the coding sequence GTGTGGCAACCCAGTGAGCGCTATCCCGATCCGCGCATCGAAGTCATCGACCCACGGTTCTCCCGCTATGTGATCTTCTCGGCCGCGGTCGAGAAACTGGGCGACGGCATGCGCTGGGCGGAAGGTCCGATCTGGTTCGGCGATGGCCGCTATCTGCTGGTGAGCGATATTCCCAACAACCGCATCATGCGGTGGGACGAACCCACGGGGGCGTTCAGCGTCTTCCGCCAGCCGTCGCGCAACGCCAACGGCAACACGCGTGACCTGCAAGGCCGGCTGATCACCTGCGAACACGAAGGGCGACGGGTGACGCGCACCGAGCATGACGGGTCCATCACGGTGCTGGCCGACAGCTACCAGGGCAAGCGGCTGAACTCGCCCAATGACGTGGTGGTCAAGTCCGATGGTTCGGTATGGTTCACCGACCCGCCGTTCGGCATTGGCGGCTGGTACGAAGGACTGCCGGGCAAGCAGGAGCTGCCGGCGCAGGTGTACCGGTGGGATGCGGAAACCGGCGAACTCACCGTGGTGATCGAAGGCGCCGATGGACCCAACGGGCTGTGCTTTTCGCCGGACGAGCGTGTCCTCTACCTGGTCCAGTCACGCGCCACGCCGCATCGCCTGATCACGGCGCACGACGTTTCCGCCGATGGACGCGGCGTGGGGACAGGCCAGGTCCATATCGACTGCGGACCGGGGACGTCCGACGGCATACGGTGCGACGTCGATGGCAATCTGTGGTGCGGGTGGGGAATGGGGTCCGAAGAGCTCGACGGCGTCGCGGTCTTCGCCCCCGATGGGGTGCGCATCGGACACATCCATCTGCCCGAACGCTGCGCGAATCTGTGCTTCGGCGGGCCGCAAAGAAACCGCCTGTTCATGGCGGCGGGCAAGTCGCTGTTTTCGGTCTACGTCAACACGCAGGGCGCGACGGTGCTGCGCTGA
- a CDS encoding ABC transporter ATP-binding protein, with translation MPISEDNARPPLLTVRGLATGYGKIGILHGIDLDVAAGEIVAILGPNGAGKSTLMRAISGLLPLSAGSISFGGADLSRATPRETARAGLVHVIEGHRVFTQQSVIDNLMLAGYDAPGAERRTRVEEALAYFPEIAAKRNDRAGALSGGQQQMLVVAQGLVKRPRLLILDEPSAGLSPVLVDRVLTVAGQLRKQGTAIVLVEQLVEKALALADRVYALAQGRIAMQAGTREADLAARLERAYFGDHGRVATQ, from the coding sequence GTGCCTATCTCGGAGGATAACGCCCGCCCGCCGCTGCTGACGGTACGCGGCCTGGCGACCGGCTACGGCAAGATCGGCATCCTGCACGGCATAGACCTGGACGTCGCGGCCGGCGAGATCGTGGCCATCCTGGGGCCCAACGGCGCCGGCAAGAGCACGCTGATGCGGGCCATTTCCGGGCTGCTGCCGCTGAGCGCCGGCAGCATCTCGTTCGGCGGCGCGGACCTGAGCCGCGCGACGCCGCGCGAGACCGCGCGCGCGGGGCTGGTGCACGTCATCGAAGGCCACCGCGTTTTCACGCAGCAGAGCGTGATCGACAACCTGATGCTGGCGGGCTACGACGCGCCGGGCGCGGAACGCAGGACGCGCGTGGAAGAAGCGCTGGCCTATTTCCCGGAAATCGCGGCCAAGCGCAACGACCGCGCCGGCGCGCTGAGCGGCGGCCAGCAGCAGATGCTGGTCGTGGCGCAGGGCCTGGTCAAGCGGCCGCGCCTGCTTATCCTTGACGAACCGTCCGCCGGCTTGTCGCCTGTCCTGGTCGACCGCGTGCTGACCGTGGCCGGACAGCTGCGCAAGCAGGGCACGGCCATCGTGCTCGTGGAGCAGCTGGTGGAAAAGGCGCTGGCCCTGGCCGATCGCGTCTATGCCCTGGCCCAAGGCCGCATCGCCATGCAGGCCGGCACCCGCGAAGCCGACCTGGCCGCGCGCCTGGAGCGCGCCTATTTTGGAGACCATGGCCGTGTGGCAACCCAGTGA
- a CDS encoding branched-chain amino acid ABC transporter ATP-binding protein/permease yields the protein MAAKSGLQGLATGGADRIAPLGGTGHDAAGQPAPAANGGAGQGHRSAMAGLHALWPFLAIFLLAALLPFSGNTYWTVIATRAAIYWILVSGLNLVVGFAGQLAIGYVALLTLGAYITSVLAAGNVLPALPPFVALACAGVGGGIFGLIVGLPALRLRTFYFAMTTLGFATIVTQIALAWQDVTGGGIGLAGPALPAPFDSEMGLYYLCLAIAGIGTLLTSNVARSRYGRGLIAVRDAEVAAEASGISKVRLLALVFVLAGVLAAVAGGLFASLQTYITPDAFTFELSVLFFISILIGGRGSILGPLLGTVILTVLPEIAAPLAAWSNFLYALMLLVIVLVAPGGIAALLDFRNRRPLPANRAIAPDPAPLAQLLTATPAAGGIALENIVLSFGGVRAIDGLSLKIEPGQIHGLIGPNGSGKTTTLNVISGYCTPEAGTLALNGAPLALGRPLLRAPRGIARTYQTPRIIGEASVLQNVMIGGTLQGHASFVESMLHLPRHRRDERALHEAARTALRIVGLAAVAEVRADRLQHSELRFLEIARALMLRPSFVLLDEPAAGLAAEEIRRLGELIRHIARHGTGVLLVEHHADLIFDICDHVTVLNLGRVLADGTPAQVREHKEVVSAYLGG from the coding sequence ATGGCGGCGAAGAGCGGGCTGCAGGGATTGGCGACGGGCGGTGCCGACAGGATCGCGCCGCTCGGCGGCACGGGCCATGACGCGGCGGGCCAGCCCGCGCCGGCCGCCAACGGCGGGGCGGGGCAGGGGCATCGCAGCGCCATGGCCGGGCTGCATGCGCTGTGGCCGTTCCTGGCGATCTTCCTGCTCGCGGCGCTGCTGCCCTTCAGCGGCAATACGTACTGGACCGTGATCGCCACGCGCGCGGCCATCTATTGGATCCTGGTGTCCGGGCTGAACCTGGTGGTGGGTTTCGCCGGGCAGCTGGCCATCGGCTATGTGGCGCTGCTGACGCTGGGCGCGTACATCACCAGCGTACTGGCGGCGGGCAACGTCCTGCCGGCCCTGCCGCCTTTCGTCGCGCTGGCCTGCGCCGGCGTGGGCGGCGGCATCTTCGGACTGATCGTGGGATTGCCCGCGCTGCGGCTGCGCACGTTCTACTTCGCCATGACCACGCTGGGCTTCGCCACCATCGTCACGCAGATCGCGCTGGCCTGGCAGGATGTGACCGGCGGCGGCATCGGGCTGGCGGGGCCGGCGCTGCCGGCGCCCTTCGACAGCGAGATGGGCCTGTACTACCTGTGCCTGGCGATCGCCGGCATCGGCACGCTGCTGACGTCGAACGTGGCGCGCAGCCGCTACGGCCGGGGCCTGATCGCCGTGCGCGACGCCGAGGTCGCGGCGGAAGCCAGCGGCATTTCCAAGGTCAGGCTGCTGGCGCTGGTCTTCGTCCTGGCCGGCGTGCTGGCGGCGGTGGCGGGCGGCCTGTTCGCGTCGCTGCAGACCTACATCACCCCCGATGCCTTCACCTTCGAACTGTCGGTGCTGTTCTTCATCTCCATCCTGATCGGCGGCAGGGGGTCCATCCTGGGTCCGCTGCTGGGCACGGTGATCCTGACGGTATTGCCGGAGATCGCGGCGCCGCTGGCCGCGTGGTCGAACTTCCTGTATGCCCTGATGCTGCTGGTGATCGTGCTGGTCGCGCCCGGCGGCATCGCGGCGCTGCTGGACTTCCGCAACAGGCGCCCGCTGCCGGCCAATCGCGCCATCGCGCCCGATCCCGCGCCGCTGGCCCAGCTGCTGACGGCCACGCCCGCGGCCGGCGGGATCGCGCTGGAGAACATCGTGTTGAGCTTCGGCGGGGTGCGCGCCATCGATGGCCTGAGCCTGAAGATCGAGCCGGGACAGATACACGGGCTGATCGGTCCCAACGGCAGCGGCAAGACCACGACGCTGAACGTGATCTCCGGATATTGCACGCCGGAAGCCGGCACGCTCGCCCTGAACGGCGCACCGCTGGCGCTGGGTCGGCCGCTGCTGCGCGCGCCGCGCGGCATCGCGCGGACCTACCAGACGCCACGCATCATCGGCGAGGCCTCGGTCCTGCAGAACGTGATGATAGGCGGCACGCTGCAGGGCCACGCGTCCTTCGTCGAATCGATGCTGCACCTGCCGCGCCATCGCCGCGACGAACGCGCGCTGCACGAGGCCGCGCGCACCGCGCTGCGCATCGTCGGCCTGGCGGCGGTGGCCGAGGTCCGGGCGGACCGTCTCCAGCACAGCGAGCTGCGCTTCCTGGAAATCGCCCGTGCACTGATGCTGCGGCCCTCCTTCGTGCTGCTGGACGAGCCGGCCGCCGGCCTGGCCGCCGAGGAGATCCGCCGGCTGGGCGAGCTTATCCGCCACATCGCGCGGCACGGCACCGGCGTACTGCTGGTCGAGCATCACGCCGACCTGATCTTCGATATCTGCGATCACGTCACCGTGCTGAACCTGGGCCGCGTGCTGGCCGACGGCACACCGGCGCAGGTGCGCGAACACAAGGAGGTGGTCAGTGCCTATCTCGGAGGATAA
- a CDS encoding branched-chain amino acid ABC transporter permease, which yields MLGSIIASGLAMGAVYALIGITYNTMFATSRVMSFTAGQLGMLGGVLGSLFILKLGLPPWLGFIATLAGCALMGVVTELVAVRPVLKSLDQHLYVLSTLALALMIQQVTAIEWGTEPQPFPRLFGWGSGVTDEKFWLPVVACALVVAGLEYLYRRTLVGMAFLAVAEDNFAARALGLPERRLRVWSYVLAAVIGGIAGFASGQLMLAFFANGTLLNFYGFVPVALGGLGNNRGALVGGLALGLFQQAANFTVGGVFASIAVFVLFIVVLLAVPQGLFGGSTARRV from the coding sequence ATGCTCGGCTCCATCATCGCATCCGGCCTGGCGATGGGCGCGGTCTACGCGCTCATCGGCATCACGTACAACACCATGTTCGCGACCTCGCGGGTCATGAGCTTCACCGCGGGGCAGCTGGGCATGCTGGGCGGCGTGCTGGGCTCGCTGTTCATCCTGAAGCTTGGCTTGCCGCCATGGCTGGGCTTCATCGCGACGCTGGCCGGTTGCGCGCTGATGGGCGTGGTCACGGAGCTGGTGGCGGTGCGGCCCGTGTTGAAGAGCCTGGACCAGCATCTTTACGTGCTGTCCACGCTGGCGCTGGCGCTGATGATCCAGCAGGTGACCGCCATCGAATGGGGCACCGAGCCGCAGCCGTTCCCGCGCCTGTTCGGCTGGGGCTCCGGCGTCACCGACGAAAAGTTCTGGCTGCCGGTCGTCGCCTGCGCGCTCGTCGTGGCGGGGCTGGAATACCTGTATCGCCGCACGCTGGTCGGCATGGCCTTCCTGGCCGTGGCGGAAGACAACTTCGCGGCACGCGCGCTGGGCCTGCCGGAACGGCGGCTGCGCGTGTGGAGCTATGTGCTGGCCGCCGTCATCGGCGGCATCGCCGGCTTCGCCAGCGGCCAGCTGATGCTCGCCTTCTTCGCCAATGGCACGCTGCTGAACTTCTATGGTTTCGTTCCGGTGGCGCTGGGCGGCCTGGGCAATAACCGTGGCGCCCTGGTCGGCGGGCTCGCGCTGGGCCTGTTCCAGCAGGCCGCCAACTTCACCGTGGGCGGCGTCTTCGCATCCATCGCGGTGTTCGTGCTGTTCATCGTCGTGCTGCTGGCGGTGCCGCAAGGCCTGTTCGGCGGCTCGACCGCGCGGAGGGTGTGA